The following are encoded in a window of Solibacillus sp. FSL R7-0668 genomic DNA:
- the spoIVA gene encoding stage IV sporulation protein A: MISEQIFQQLAQRTNGDLYIGVVGPVRVGKSTFVKKVMENVILPNIDNAEDRMRAMDELPQSSPGPVIMTSEPKFVPAQGTTVSFGQSGIPMRVRLVDCVGYVIDGAKGYEDESGPKYVQTPWHNEAIAFQEAAKIGTDKVIRDHANIGIVITADGTVNGMSRGAAQKAEQEIIEQLTDIGKPFVIVLNSTTPNSMEAQTIRKQLAETYEVPVIATSITNMQLEDIMYVLQEALFEFPVNEIRVEKPDWLDVLGHDHELNETLSFASTQLQDDFMKIRDVEEASAILQQIDFVENCTVESIDPGLGVATLRVTLYNDIYKEVCKKWLEKPVDSKKDWLLFIKEASEAKSAQQRFRNAIEEAKGSGYGVTLPMMDEFEPSEPELISQNNFYGVRMKAVAPSYHIIRIDMEAEFAPLIGSEFHSQHLLKDLQHAYSYDRNALWQTQLFGTPLHEVLTESIRYKMKGVPEHAKDRMRLMLERMINEGERGLITFII, translated from the coding sequence GTGATTAGCGAACAAATTTTTCAACAGTTGGCACAGCGTACAAACGGTGATTTGTATATTGGGGTAGTGGGACCTGTTCGAGTAGGAAAATCGACATTTGTGAAAAAGGTAATGGAAAATGTTATTTTACCGAATATTGATAATGCGGAAGACCGAATGCGCGCAATGGATGAATTACCTCAAAGTTCGCCAGGACCTGTTATAATGACGTCCGAGCCGAAATTTGTCCCTGCACAGGGGACGACGGTTTCATTTGGTCAAAGTGGCATCCCGATGCGTGTACGACTTGTAGATTGTGTAGGCTATGTAATTGACGGTGCAAAAGGTTATGAAGATGAGTCTGGCCCTAAATATGTCCAAACACCATGGCATAATGAGGCGATTGCATTTCAAGAGGCGGCCAAAATTGGCACCGATAAAGTCATTCGAGATCATGCGAATATCGGTATTGTTATTACGGCGGACGGCACAGTCAATGGCATGAGTCGTGGGGCTGCTCAAAAGGCAGAGCAAGAAATTATCGAGCAGCTAACTGATATTGGCAAGCCGTTTGTTATTGTTTTAAATAGTACAACGCCAAATAGTATGGAAGCACAAACGATCCGTAAGCAACTAGCAGAGACTTATGAAGTGCCGGTCATTGCGACATCGATTACGAATATGCAACTAGAGGATATTATGTATGTCCTGCAAGAAGCCTTATTTGAATTTCCAGTTAATGAAATTCGAGTGGAAAAGCCAGATTGGTTAGATGTACTAGGGCATGATCACGAACTGAATGAAACACTTTCCTTTGCAAGCACGCAGCTGCAAGATGATTTTATGAAGATTCGTGACGTGGAAGAAGCGAGTGCGATTTTACAGCAAATTGATTTTGTTGAAAATTGCACAGTAGAATCAATTGACCCAGGTTTAGGGGTTGCGACGCTGCGTGTAACGCTCTACAACGATATTTATAAGGAAGTATGTAAAAAATGGCTTGAAAAACCAGTAGATTCAAAAAAGGATTGGCTCTTATTTATTAAAGAAGCATCTGAGGCAAAAAGTGCGCAGCAACGTTTTCGTAATGCTATTGAAGAGGCTAAAGGTAGTGGCTACGGTGTGACATTACCGATGATGGACGAATTTGAACCGAGTGAGCCAGAATTGATTTCTCAAAATAATTTTTATGGGGTGCGCATGAAAGCTGTTGCGCCATCTTATCACATTATTCGAATTGATATGGAGGCGGAGTTTGCACCATTAATTGGCTCAGAATTCCATAGCCAGCATTTGCTGAAGGATCTGCAGCATGCCTATTCCTATGACCGCAATGCACTTTGGCAAACGCAATTATTTGGAACGCCATTACATGAGGTACTGACAGAAAGCATTCGCTATAAGATGAAGGGCGTGCCAGAACATGCAAAAGATCGTATGCGTTTAATGTTGGAACGAATGATTAATGAAGGTGAACGTGGCTTGATTACGTTTATCATCTAA
- a CDS encoding DUF2768 domain-containing protein: protein MQHLMQFNPSTLIFASARGPLASMHALDVMWVSFYSIGLLLVSLLIISAVRKWVHNAFLSFLLKLVAYVLFFIGTLLMVLVILTWPN, encoded by the coding sequence TTGCAACACCTTATGCAATTCAACCCATCGACATTGATCTTCGCCTCTGCGCGCGGTCCGTTAGCTAGCATGCATGCACTGGATGTTATGTGGGTTTCGTTTTATTCAATTGGCTTATTGCTTGTTTCGTTATTAATCATCTCGGCCGTTCGTAAATGGGTACATAATGCTTTTTTATCTTTTCTTTTGAAATTAGTGGCGTATGTTCTATTTTTCATCGGAACATTATTAATGGTGCTCGTCATATTAACATGGCCAAACTAA
- a CDS encoding demethylmenaquinone methyltransferase — MAKSKEQRVHEVFENISDSYDKMNSVISFQMHIGWRDDTMKRMDVKKGSTCLDVCCGTADWTIALAKAVGEEGTVKGLDFSENMLKVGKDKTANMKNVELIHGNAMELPFEDNTFDYVTIGFGLRNVPDYLQVLREMNRVVKPGGMVVCLETSQSEIPGYRQLFRFYFKYIMPIFGKLFAKSYNEYSWLQESANDFPGMKKLAQMFKDAGLQNVTYKPYSGGAAAMHMGFKKK; from the coding sequence ATGGCGAAATCGAAAGAACAGCGTGTTCATGAAGTGTTTGAAAATATTTCAGACAGCTACGATAAAATGAATTCCGTTATTAGTTTCCAAATGCATATTGGCTGGCGCGATGATACGATGAAGCGTATGGACGTCAAAAAAGGGTCTACATGCCTAGATGTATGCTGTGGCACTGCAGACTGGACCATTGCCCTAGCAAAAGCAGTTGGTGAAGAAGGGACAGTAAAAGGTCTCGATTTCAGTGAAAACATGCTAAAGGTCGGTAAAGATAAAACAGCCAACATGAAAAATGTAGAGCTTATTCATGGTAATGCAATGGAATTACCGTTTGAGGATAATACATTCGACTATGTGACAATCGGCTTTGGTTTAAGAAATGTTCCAGATTATCTACAAGTATTACGCGAAATGAATCGTGTCGTAAAACCAGGTGGTATGGTTGTCTGTTTAGAGACATCTCAATCAGAAATTCCAGGGTATCGTCAATTATTCCGCTTTTACTTTAAATACATTATGCCGATTTTCGGAAAACTATTTGCTAAAAGCTACAATGAGTATTCTTGGTTACAAGAATCCGCAAATGATTTCCCAGGTATGAAAAAGCTGGCACAAATGTTTAAAGATGCGGGCTTACAAAATGTAACATACAAACCATATAGCGGTGGGGCAGCTGCGATGCATATGGGCTTTAAAAAGAAATAA
- a CDS encoding heptaprenyl diphosphate synthase component 1, which produces MSATSITQAIHTLQSNILQHVHHRALLQNVGQPTLQQEQLFFIQLPFLDTAPMNDEQMKSAVAVGVVHASLLEHENVKETESTSKQQQLTVLSGDYYSGRYYQILAHTGNIALIQKLSQGIVERCEHQVRIYEQAHTLEDWIESLTVIESKLIEQFYKVFNFTDYIELMKQSLTIIRLQKELRALQQGQSGFLYKAFLLEEQAFSRDEIIEVIQQLLQQRKEQLQELLNRTKMDEELKQAIVQLCAI; this is translated from the coding sequence ATGAGTGCAACATCTATTACACAAGCCATCCATACGTTACAATCAAATATTTTACAGCATGTTCATCATAGAGCTTTACTACAAAATGTTGGACAGCCTACATTGCAACAAGAGCAGCTATTTTTCATCCAATTGCCCTTTCTAGACACAGCGCCAATGAATGATGAACAAATGAAAAGTGCAGTTGCTGTAGGTGTTGTACATGCATCGCTTTTAGAGCATGAAAACGTAAAAGAAACAGAAAGCACAAGCAAGCAGCAGCAGCTAACCGTCCTTTCTGGGGATTATTATAGTGGACGCTATTATCAAATTTTAGCGCATACCGGCAATATCGCCTTAATTCAAAAACTATCGCAAGGAATTGTGGAGCGATGTGAGCACCAAGTCCGTATTTATGAACAAGCGCACACATTGGAGGACTGGATTGAAAGTCTAACGGTGATTGAAAGCAAATTGATTGAGCAATTTTATAAAGTGTTCAACTTTACAGATTATATTGAGCTTATGAAACAATCGTTAACAATTATTCGATTGCAAAAAGAGTTGAGGGCATTGCAACAAGGGCAGTCTGGCTTTTTGTATAAAGCTTTTTTGCTAGAAGAACAAGCGTTTTCACGCGATGAGATAATCGAGGTAATTCAACAGCTCTTGCAACAGCGCAAGGAACAGCTGCAAGAGCTGCTAAATAGAACAAAAATGGATGAAGAGCTTAAGCAAGCAATCGTGCAACTATGTGCGATTTAG
- a CDS encoding NAD(P)H-dependent glycerol-3-phosphate dehydrogenase, with protein MENVVVLGAGSWGTALAIVLAENGHNTLIWSHREEQANEINTMHTNKKYLPNTVLPESLRATSDLQVAAQHGSTIVMAVPTKGIREVCVNISRYLEQSALFVHVSKGIEPDTLMRISELMEQSLAAHAVSDIVVLSGPSHAEEVVLQHPTTVTAACTNLAAAEKVQDLFMNHYFRVYTNDDVVGVEIGGALKNVIALAAGMTDGLNFGDNAKAALITRGLAEITRLGVKMGGNPFTFAGLTGMGDLIVTCTSVHSRNWRAGNMLGKGMKLDQVLEEMGMVVEGVRTTKAAHQLALKYEVSMPITSALYDVLFNDMEPKVLVASLMHRTKKREIDEMS; from the coding sequence ATGGAAAATGTAGTAGTTTTAGGGGCAGGCTCTTGGGGAACTGCATTGGCAATTGTGTTAGCCGAAAATGGTCATAATACGTTGATTTGGTCGCATCGTGAGGAGCAGGCAAACGAAATTAATACAATGCATACAAATAAAAAATATTTGCCCAATACCGTATTGCCAGAATCATTGCGGGCTACAAGCGATTTACAGGTGGCGGCTCAACATGGCTCGACAATTGTCATGGCTGTACCTACTAAGGGGATTCGTGAAGTTTGTGTGAATATTTCGCGCTATTTGGAGCAATCAGCGCTATTTGTACATGTATCAAAAGGTATCGAACCTGATACACTTATGCGCATTTCAGAATTAATGGAACAAAGCTTAGCGGCACATGCTGTCAGTGATATTGTCGTATTATCAGGGCCATCTCATGCAGAAGAGGTTGTATTGCAGCATCCAACGACGGTAACCGCGGCATGCACTAATTTAGCTGCTGCCGAAAAAGTACAGGATTTGTTTATGAACCATTATTTCCGTGTCTATACCAATGATGATGTTGTTGGCGTGGAGATTGGTGGCGCACTAAAAAATGTCATTGCATTAGCTGCAGGTATGACAGACGGCTTGAACTTTGGTGACAATGCAAAGGCGGCATTAATTACACGTGGCTTGGCGGAAATTACTCGTCTTGGCGTCAAAATGGGCGGGAATCCGTTTACATTTGCAGGGCTGACAGGTATGGGGGACTTAATCGTTACTTGTACAAGCGTGCACTCACGTAACTGGCGTGCAGGCAATATGCTCGGAAAAGGCATGAAGCTTGACCAAGTGCTTGAAGAAATGGGCATGGTGGTCGAAGGGGTACGCACGACAAAAGCCGCGCATCAATTAGCGTTGAAATATGAGGTGTCAATGCCGATTACCTCTGCGCTGTATGATGTATTATTTAATGATATGGAGCCAAAAGTACTGGTTGCTTCGTTAATGCATCGTACGAAAAAAAGAGAAATTGATGAAATGAGCTAA
- the hepT gene encoding heptaprenyl diphosphate synthase component II: protein MEKMKLKMLYADIKSDIEIIENELEQALNSSSHILNDASIYLLQGGGKRIRPVFVLLSAKFGDYNIERMKNIAVPLELIHMGSLVHDDVIDDSDMRRGRETVKSQYNNRVAMYTGNFIFGKALQYVTDIENPRVHQILAETMVELVNGEVIQIEDKFRLDQHLKDYFRRIKRKTALLIESSCELGAVVSGADEETIRHLKRYGYFVGMSFQIVDDILDFTATDKQLGKPAGSDLLQGNITLPILLMKDDPQLAQYLEKVAAQGLTEQERQEMLALVRKSDAIKEATKISNLYLQKALKEVEALPNHPMKKKLRDIALYMGKRKS, encoded by the coding sequence GTGGAAAAGATGAAACTAAAAATGCTATATGCGGATATTAAATCAGATATAGAAATCATCGAAAACGAATTAGAACAAGCGTTGAATTCATCTTCACACATATTGAATGATGCCTCTATTTATTTACTACAAGGCGGCGGGAAGCGCATTCGCCCTGTATTTGTGTTACTAAGTGCAAAATTTGGCGACTATAATATTGAGCGAATGAAAAATATTGCCGTACCATTAGAATTGATTCATATGGGGTCATTAGTACATGATGATGTCATTGATGATTCTGATATGCGTCGCGGGCGTGAAACGGTGAAATCCCAGTACAACAACCGTGTGGCGATGTATACAGGTAATTTTATTTTTGGGAAAGCATTGCAATACGTGACAGATATTGAAAACCCACGTGTGCACCAAATTTTAGCAGAAACAATGGTAGAGTTAGTAAATGGAGAGGTCATTCAAATCGAGGATAAGTTTCGTTTAGATCAACATTTGAAAGATTATTTCCGCCGTATTAAGCGTAAAACAGCGTTATTAATAGAATCTAGTTGCGAGCTTGGGGCAGTCGTAAGTGGGGCAGATGAAGAAACCATTCGTCACTTAAAGCGCTATGGCTATTTCGTAGGCATGAGCTTCCAAATTGTTGATGATATTTTGGATTTTACGGCAACCGATAAGCAGCTAGGAAAGCCTGCCGGAAGCGATTTGCTACAGGGCAATATAACATTACCGATTTTATTGATGAAGGATGATCCGCAGCTGGCACAGTATTTAGAAAAGGTAGCCGCACAAGGATTAACTGAACAAGAACGCCAAGAAATGCTGGCACTTGTTCGAAAATCGGATGCCATCAAAGAGGCAACGAAAATTAGCAATCTATATTTACAAAAAGCATTAAAAGAAGTAGAGGCATTACCAAATCACCCGATGAAGAAAAAATTACGTGATATCGCACTATACATGGGCAAAAGAAAATCATAA
- the folE gene encoding GTP cyclohydrolase I FolE, which translates to MANVDLKKIEEAVKMILEAVGEDVDREGLLDTPKRVSKMYAEMFSGLNEDPREFFSTVFHEDHEEFVLVKDIAFHSMCEHHLVPFYGKAHVAYIPKDGKVAGLSKLGRCVESVARRPQLQERITSTVADTIMEMLDPKGVYVVVEAEHMCMTMRGLKKPGAKTVTAVARGVYETDDVKRNEVMTFIQMK; encoded by the coding sequence ATGGCAAATGTCGATTTAAAGAAGATTGAAGAAGCGGTAAAAATGATTTTAGAAGCAGTTGGTGAAGATGTTGATCGTGAAGGGTTACTTGATACGCCAAAACGAGTTTCAAAAATGTATGCAGAGATGTTCAGTGGTTTGAACGAAGACCCGAGAGAGTTTTTTAGCACGGTATTTCATGAAGACCACGAAGAGTTTGTATTAGTAAAAGATATCGCCTTTCATTCAATGTGCGAGCATCATTTAGTCCCGTTTTACGGAAAAGCCCATGTGGCCTATATTCCTAAAGATGGCAAAGTGGCGGGCTTAAGTAAGCTTGGTCGCTGCGTAGAGTCTGTTGCGCGCCGCCCTCAATTGCAGGAACGTATTACGTCTACTGTAGCGGATACGATCATGGAGATGCTTGATCCTAAAGGGGTATATGTTGTCGTAGAAGCAGAGCATATGTGCATGACGATGCGTGGATTAAAAAAGCCAGGTGCCAAAACAGTAACAGCGGTTGCGCGCGGTGTCTATGAAACGGACGATGTAAAACGCAATGAAGTGATGACGTTTATTCAAATGAAATAA
- a CDS encoding CheR family methyltransferase, with product MSDYEQFIDGIKRKTGIDLALYKEAQMKRRLTSLYEKKGFKNFVEFLNALDKDRDLMNEFLDRMTINVSEFYRNGKRWEVLQNKIFPLLLQTNKRPKIWSAACSTGEEPYSLAMVLSYHLPLSQVGILATDLDENVIQKAKLGLYPERSLAEVPKDVQAKYFDKEGQFYKVKDEIKRTVTFKKHNLLKDNYESNLDLIVCRNVMIYFTEEAKDQIYENFSKALRPGGILFVGSTEQIFNPARYGFEVEDTFFYRKK from the coding sequence ATGTCAGATTACGAACAATTTATAGATGGCATTAAGCGTAAAACGGGTATCGATTTAGCGCTTTACAAGGAAGCGCAAATGAAACGCCGATTAACTTCGCTTTATGAAAAAAAAGGCTTTAAAAACTTTGTTGAATTTTTAAACGCACTAGATAAAGATCGTGATTTAATGAATGAGTTTTTAGACCGCATGACCATTAACGTATCTGAGTTTTATCGTAATGGGAAGCGTTGGGAAGTGTTACAAAATAAAATTTTCCCACTGCTATTACAAACAAATAAACGACCTAAAATCTGGAGTGCTGCTTGTTCGACAGGTGAAGAGCCGTACAGCTTAGCGATGGTGTTATCATATCATTTACCACTATCACAAGTAGGTATATTAGCAACAGATTTAGACGAAAATGTCATTCAAAAGGCAAAGCTAGGTCTTTATCCAGAACGTTCTTTGGCAGAGGTTCCAAAGGATGTACAAGCTAAGTACTTTGATAAAGAAGGCCAATTTTATAAAGTGAAAGATGAAATTAAACGTACGGTTACGTTTAAAAAGCATAATTTATTAAAAGATAATTACGAATCCAATTTGGATTTAATCGTTTGCCGTAATGTCATGATTTACTTTACAGAGGAAGCGAAAGATCAAATTTATGAAAACTTCAGTAAAGCGCTACGTCCAGGTGGGATTTTATTTGTAGGATCAACCGAGCAAATTTTCAACCCAGCGCGTTATGGCTTTGAAGTAGAGGATACATTCTTTTATCGAAAAAAATAA
- a CDS encoding HU family DNA-binding protein yields the protein MNKTELVNSVAEAAGLSKKDASKAVESVFDAIQDALAKGDKVQLIGFGNFEVRERAARKGRNPQTGKEIEIAASKVPAFKPGKALKDAVK from the coding sequence GTGAATAAAACAGAATTAGTAAACTCTGTTGCTGAAGCGGCAGGTCTTTCTAAAAAAGACGCTTCTAAAGCAGTTGAATCTGTATTTGATGCAATTCAAGATGCTCTTGCAAAGGGTGACAAAGTACAATTAATCGGTTTTGGTAACTTCGAAGTACGTGAACGTGCGGCTCGTAAAGGTCGTAACCCACAAACAGGTAAAGAAATCGAAATCGCTGCTTCAAAAGTACCTGCTTTCAAGCCAGGTAAAGCACTTAAAGACGCTGTAAAATAA
- the mtrB gene encoding trp RNA-binding attenuation protein MtrB: protein MAQPDYIIIEAEEDGVHVIGLTRGTDTKFHHSEKLDAGEVMIAQFTEHTSAMKIRGKATIHSAHGVVQSKK, encoded by the coding sequence ATGGCACAACCAGATTATATTATTATCGAAGCTGAAGAAGATGGCGTACATGTAATTGGTTTAACTCGTGGCACGGATACTAAGTTTCACCATTCTGAAAAATTAGACGCAGGTGAAGTGATGATTGCGCAATTTACTGAGCATACGTCAGCAATGAAAATCCGCGGAAAAGCAACTATTCATTCAGCACATGGTGTCGTACAAAGTAAAAAATAA
- the ndk gene encoding nucleoside-diphosphate kinase has translation MAIEKTFLMVKPDGVERQVVGDIVDRFERRGFELRGAKLMVASRELAEAHYAEHAERPFFGELVDFITSGPVFGMVWEGENVIQLARIMMGATKPEDSAPGTIRGDYAVTLSHNVIHGSDSLASAEREIGLWFPEGLAE, from the coding sequence ATGGCAATCGAAAAAACTTTTTTAATGGTTAAACCTGATGGCGTTGAACGTCAAGTAGTTGGAGATATCGTAGACCGCTTTGAGCGTCGTGGCTTCGAATTACGTGGAGCAAAATTAATGGTAGCTTCTCGTGAATTAGCAGAAGCACATTATGCTGAACATGCTGAGCGTCCATTCTTCGGTGAGTTAGTAGACTTCATCACTTCTGGTCCAGTATTCGGTATGGTTTGGGAAGGCGAAAACGTAATCCAATTAGCTCGTATCATGATGGGTGCAACTAAACCTGAAGATTCAGCTCCAGGTACAATCCGCGGTGACTACGCTGTAACTTTATCTCACAACGTAATCCACGGTTCTGACTCTTTAGCTTCTGCTGAGCGTGAAATCGGTTTATGGTTCCCAGAAGGCTTAGCTGAATAA